The Toxorhynchites rutilus septentrionalis strain SRP chromosome 3, ASM2978413v1, whole genome shotgun sequence genome includes a region encoding these proteins:
- the LOC129775592 gene encoding AP-2 complex subunit beta isoform X3 — protein sequence MTMIPIAPIQLRVFDSPGMTDSKYFTTTKKGEIFELKSELNNDKKEKKKEAVKKVIASMTVGKDVSALFPDVVNCMQTDNLELKKLVYLYLMNYAKSQPDMAIMAVNTFVKDCEDTNPLIRALAVRTMGCIRVDKITEYLCEPLRKCLKDEDPYVRKTAAVCVAKLYDISSSMNVSPFQVEDQGFLDQLKDLLSDSNPMVVANAVAALSEINETSASGQPLVEMNSATINKLLTALNECTEWGQVFILDSLANYTPKDEREAQSICERITPRLAHANAAVVLSAIKVLMKLLEILAADSDFCAMLTKKLAPPLVTLLSSEPEVQYVALRNINLIVQKRPDILKHEMKVFFVKYNDPIYVKLEKLDIMIRLANQSNIAQVLSELKEYATEVDVDFVRKAVRAIGRCAIKVEPSAERCVSTLLDLIQTKVNYVVQEAIVVIKDIFRKYPNKYESIISTLCENLDTLDEPEARASMVWIIGEYAERIDNADELLDSFLEGFQDENAQVQLQLLTAVVKLFLKRPADTQELVQHVLSLATQDSDNPDLRDRGFIYWRLLSTDPAAAKEVVLADKPLISEETDLLEPTLLDELICHISSLASVYHKPPTAFVEGRSAGVRKSLPNRSASAAGEEAVQEATVIPNQESLIGDLLSMDIGAPAAPAAPAANTSNVDLLGGGLDILLGTNPTPETTNNTAATAATTSGAGGLLGDIFGIGPAVATNMIQIPKIVWLPADKGKGLEIQGSFSRRSGQIYMDMTFTNKAMQAMTGFAIQLNKNSFGLVPSAPLQVAPLQPSQTAETSLPIGTTGPVQRMEPLNNLQVAIKNNVDIFYFACLIHGNALFIEEGQLDKRVFLTTWKEIPAANEIQYNLHGIVGTADTVAAKMTANNVFTIAKRNVEGQDMLYQSLKLTNNIWVLLELKLSPGSPDATLSLKTRSVEVAPIIFAAYELIIRAP from the exons GCCAGCATGACGGTGGGCAAAGACGTGTCCGCACTGTTTCCCGACGTGGTGAATTGCATGCAGACGGACAATCTGGAGCTCAAGAAGCTGGTATATCTGTATCTGATGAACTATGCCAAATCACAACCCGACATGGCAATAATGGCCGTCAATACGTTCGTTAAG GATTGTGAGGACACGAACCCATTGATCCGGGCGCTGGCCGTTCGTACGATGGGCTGCATCCGGGTGGACAAGATCACCGAGTATCTGTGCGAACCGCTGCGCAAGTGCCTCAAGGACGAGGATCCGTACGTGCGCAAGACGGCCGCCGTCTGTGTGGCCAAGCTGTACGATATCTCGAGCTCGATG AACGTTTCCCCATTCCAGGTGGAAGATCAGGGATTCTTGGATCAGCTGAAGGATCTTCTGTCGGACTCCAATCCCATGGTTGTGGCAAATGCCGTCGCCGCGCTCAGCGAAATCAATGAAACCTCTGCCAGCGGGCAACCGCTGGTCGAGATGAACTCCGCCACTATCAATAAACTGCTCACGGCGTTGAACGAATGTACCGAGTGGGGTCAGGTCTTTATTTTGGATTCTCTGGCAAACTATACGCCGAAGGATGAGCGTGAGGCACAATCCATTTGCGAACGTATCACGCCTCGTTTGGCCCATGCCAATGCTGCTGTTGTGCTCAGTGCGATAAAGGTTCTCATGAAGCTGCTCGAGATTCTGGCTGCTGACAGCGATTTTTGCGCAATGTTGACGAAAAAATTGGCACCCCCGTTGGTGACGTTGCTCAGTTCCGAACCGGAGGTACAATATGTAGCCCTCAGAAACATTAATTTGATTGTCCAAAAGCGTCCGGATATTTTGAAGCACGAGATGAAGGTTTTCTTTGTGAAGTACAACGACCCGATCTATGTAAAGCTGGAGAAGTTGGATATTATGATCCGGTTGGCTAATCAAAGCAACATCGCGCAAGTGCTGAGCGAACTGAAAGAATATGCCACGGAAGTTGACGTGGATTTTGTCCGCAAGGCGGTTCGAGCTATCGGACGATGTGCCATCAAGGTGGAACCATCGGCGGAACGGTGCGTTTCCACATTGTTGGATTTGATCCAAACCAAGGTGAACTACGTCGTCCAGGAGGCGATTGTCGTCATCAAGGATATATTCCGTAAGTACCCGAACAAGTACGAAAGCATCATCAGTACATTGTGTGAAAATTTGGACACATTGGATGAGCCAGAAGCGAGAGCATCGATGGTGTGGATTATCGGAGAGTACGCGGAGCGTATTGATAATGCGGATGAGCTGTTGGATAGTTTTCTGGAAGGATTCCAAGATGAGAACGCACAGGTACAGTTACAATTGCTGACCGCAGTGGTCAAGTTGTTCTTGAAGCGCCCAGCCGATACTCAGGAATTGGTTCAACATGTCCTGTCGCTAGCCACCCAGGATTCGGATAACCCAGATCTACGCGATCGTGGATTCATCTATTGGCGATTGTTATCCACCGATCCTGCCGCCGCCAAGGAGGTAGTCCTCGCCGATAAACCGCTCATTTCTGAAGAAACCGATCTGCTGGAACCAACTCTTCTGGATGAGTTAATCTGTCACATCAGCTCACTGGCCAGTGTTTACCACAAACCTCCCACAGCCTTCGTGGAAGGTCGTAGCGCTGGAGTGCGCAAGAGTTTGCCAAACCGTTCCGCTTCAGCCGCTGGCGAAGAGGCGGTTCAGGAAGCAACCGTTATTCCGAACCAGGAATCTCTCATTGGAGATCTTCTGTCGATGGACATTGGAGCTCCAGCTGCGCCTGCTGCACCGGCTGCGAACACAAGCAATGTAGATCTACTCGGTGGAGGTCTCGATATTCTGCTTGGCACTAATCCAACGCCGGAAACAACCAATAACACTGCAGCAACAGCTGCTACTACTTCGGGTGCAGGAGGTCTTCTAGGCGATATCTTTGGTATTGGGCCAGCGGTTGCCACCAATATGATCCAAATTCCAAAAATTGTTTGGCTGCCCGCCGACAAGGGCAAGGGTCTGGAAATTCAAGGAAGTTTCTCTCGTCGTTCTGGCCAGATTTACATGGATATGACTTTCACCAACAAAGCCATGCAGGCGATGACAGGGTTCGCGATTCAACTAAACAAGAACAGCTTCGGTCTGGTACCTTCAGCTCCACTGCAAGTTGCTCCGCTACAACCGTCCCAAACCGCCGAAACATCACTCCCTATTGGAACCACCGGTCCTGTCCAGCGAATGGAACCTCTCAACAATCTCCAGGTCGCTATCAAAAACAACGTTGACATCTTTTACTTCGCCTGCCTAATTCATGGTAATGCACTTTTCATCGAGGAAGGCCAGCTGGACAAGCGTGTCTTCCTGACCACCTGGAAGGAAATTCCCGCCGCCAACGAGATCCAATATAACCTGCACGGAATCGTTGGAACAGCCGATACCGTCGCGGCAAAAATGACCGCCAATAATGTATTTACCATTGCCAAGCGCAACGTCGAGGGCCAGGACATGCTGTACCAGTCGCTCAAGCTCACCAACAACATCTGGGTGCTGCTAGAGTTGAAACTTTCCCCCGGAAGCCCGGATGCAACGCTCAGCCTGAAAACTCGCTCGGTCGAGGTAGCACCGATTATATTCGCCGCATACGAGCTTATCATTCGTGCACCCTAA